The following proteins are co-located in the Solanum pennellii chromosome 8, SPENNV200 genome:
- the LOC107028945 gene encoding uncharacterized protein LOC107028945, whose protein sequence is MSRLRVNSSPDLMSNSTFEQCYDDSALEGVAANIKLLLKLIQEHKNACNKEKNDGRRMLRVATMMTILDSVRTRIQKCQSFGNKSPSEAESTSHVPIDKKHHEVMIDEKEKLRKQLNASLVARKSLEVMCSSLGKEKEIMAAELSKKVHELNEMEDLINDLKEQNENLVERLHERATKQKERRHSSDGGELQGYIALQERNKALSENLLKSLDGYKSIKRKWKDAQAENMAMHATMEEMTAKIGAGLARIHSFKERIASESVPSTNIQEEIVELEHMFECFKMQVAEHGPKEGECVKPKVDISACKPTVFA, encoded by the exons aTGAGTAGACTCCGCGTAAATTCATCTCCTGATTTAATGTCTAATTCAACGTTTGAACAATGCTATGATGATTCTGCTTTAGAAG GGGTTGCAGCCAACATTAAGTTATTGCTAAAGTTGATTCAAGAGCACAAAAATGCTTGTAACAAAGAGAAGAACGATGGGCGGAGAATGTTGAGGGTGGCAACCATGATGACCATTCTGGATAGTGTTAGGACGAGAATTCAGAAATGTCAATCTTTTGGTAACAAATCACCATCAGAAGCTGAATCTACTAGTCATGTTCCCATAGACAAGAAGCACCACGAGGTGATGATTGATGAGAAAGAAAAGCTGAGGAAACAGCTAAATGCAAGCTTGGTAGCAAGAAAGAGCCTTGAAGTCATGTGTTCAAGCTtaggaaaagaaaaggagatTATGGCAGCAGAGCTCTCAAAGAAAGTCCacgagttgaatgaaatggaggACCTCATCAATGATCTCAAAGAACAAAATGAGAATTTGGTGGAAAGGTTACATGAACGTGCCACCAAGCAAAAAGAAAGGAGGCATAGCAGTGATGGAGGAGAACTACAAGGATACATTGCCCTCCAAGAGAGAAATAAGGCACTTTCGGAGAACCTCCTAAAGTCATTGGATGGGTATAAGTCTATTAAGAGGAAATGGAAGGATGCACAAGCAGAAAACATGGCGATGCATGCAACCATGGAGGAAATGACAGCAAAAATTGGTGCTGGACTTGCCAGAATCCACAGCTTTAAAGAACGAATTGCCTCTGAAAGTGTGCCCTCGACAAATATCCAAGAGGAGAttgttgaattagagcatatgTTTGAATGCTTTAAAATGCAGGTGGCAGAACACGGTCCAAAAGAAGGGGAATGTGTCAAACCAAAAGTAGATATTAGTGCTTGCAAGCCAACAGTTTTTGCATGA
- the LOC107028944 gene encoding protein BREAST CANCER SUSCEPTIBILITY 1 homolog, with protein MADISHLERMGRELKCPICLSLFNSAVSLTCNHVFCNLCIQTGMKSGSNCPVCKVPFHRREIRPALHMDNLVSIYKNMEIASGVNMFLTQSNPSTKLPGENTQSNGEKVCGFQETPKTVTEAPATDNQKRKRGKGSKRSSGCNKKISGSNLIRPSFPTKKRVQVPQYPPSETPPPTKLVGGNGKSITDEVQKPLVIERDRSMLNEKGEPVLSPFFWLREEDVERSSQQTDGDIIMDTPPAFPSFSDMKDLDDEVHCEMTPKSGPYDAANGADLFDSEMFDWTQRACSPELCSSPFKMKLKDTIDSAEAQEKTQAHSVEESDINASATENRTAVENEKGTDKGQLSSPAIFSPVNKTTSRKDVVCKSSRSKSLRSSQKKQGKNIIGELSEVHDASLKAAENTMKNNQDNANAFISNKKDLKNKKKGRSSRNVTESVVEDISTSCGAKRLRKGNNSKSFNLSTIVNQEKHSEGSVETLDLKTHSIFRKGSLREQTKNCFGPKGGKKTAVCNIPQTQDEALPFESANRLIPMDNKKPTPSTKLKKCELGSDNKLHGKKKVKFSDDGQLADKDNITLQKIQKRVLNSLETEKSVLNSNDSVLQKCEASQSKIQCAFCRSAEISEVSGVMVSYLNGNPVKEDVNGAPGVIHVHKYCAEWAPNVYFGDDDVVNLESELKRSRRITCFFCGVKGAALGCYEMSCRKSFHVPCAKLTPECRWDSDNFVMLCPLHANSKLPSEIPGKQTKIGDSIKRNSRIHQPKVSATPDNGATLQWKSQKKNKNLVLCCSALTADEKELVSTLKRLSGVTVVKNWDLSVTHVIASTDEKGACRRTLKYLMGVLAGKWIMSINWIIASLEATEYVDEQQYEIKIDTHGIVDGPKLGRLRILNKQPKLFNGYKFFFMGDFLPSYKSYLHDLVIAAGGIVLNRKPIALDQEILSPGCPLLFVIYSHEQLDQCEGSEKISIIARRRSNAEVLASSTGAVAASHSWILNCIAGSRLLELE; from the exons ATGGCAGATATTTCGCACCTTGAAAGAATGGGAAGAGAGCTCAAATGCCCCATTTG CTTGAGTCTGTTCAATTCTGCTGTTTCACTTACATGTAATCATGTATTTTGCAA TTTATGTATTCAAACTGGTATGAAATCTGGATCCAATTGTCCGGTGTGCAAAGTTCCATTTCATCGCAGAG AAATCCGACCTGCTCTCCACATGGATAACTTGGTGAGCATCTATAAGAACATGGAAATTGCTTCAGGAGTCAATATGTTTCTCACTCAATCCAATCCTTCCACAAAATTACCAG GGGAAAACACTCAATCTAATGGCGAAAAAGTTTGTGGATTCCAAGAGACACCTAAAACTGTAACAGAAGCTCCAGCGACAGACAatcagaaaagaaaaagagggaaAGGATCAAAAAGATCTTCAGGGTGCAACAAAAAAATTTCCGGATCAAATCTTATTAGACCTTCTTTTCCGACAAAGAAGAGAGTACAGGTGCCACAATATCCACCTTCAGAGACTCCACCACCTACAAAGTTAGTTGGTGGAAATGGCAAATCCATCACCGATGAAGTTCAGAAACCATTGGTAATTGAGAGAGATAGGTCTATGCTAAATGAAAAAGGAGAACCTGTGCTATCTCCATTCTTCTGGCTGAGAGAAGAGGATGTAGAAAGATCAAGTCAGCAAACAGATGGGGACATTATCATGGATACTCCTCCAGCTTTTCCATCCTTCAGCGATATGAAAGACTTGGATGATGAGGTTCACTGCGAAATGACTCCAAAA AGTGGACCCTATGATGCAGCAAATGGAGCAGATCTTTTTGACAGTGAGATGTTTGACTGGACACAAAGAGCTTGCTCCCCTGAACTTTGTTCTAGTCCGTTTAAGATGAAG CTTAAGGATACTATTGATTCTGCTGAAGCTCAGGAAAAGACTCAAGCTCACTCAGTTGAGGAAAGTGACATTAATGCATCAGCAACTGAAAACAGAACAGCTGTGGAAAATGAAAAGGGTACTGATAAAGGACAGCTGAGTTCACCCGCGATATTTTCTCCTGTAAATAAAACCACTAGTAGAAAAGACGTTGTTTGCAAGTCTAGCAGGAGCAAGTCATTGAGAAGTAGCCAGAAGAAACAAGGAAAAAACATAATTGGAGAATTATCAGAAGTTCATGATGCTTCACTAAAAGCAGCTGAAAACACTATGAAGAACAATCAGGATAATGCCAATGCATTTATCTCGAATAAGAAGGAtttgaaaaacaagaaaaagggtAGATCCTCTAGAAATGTCACTGAGTCAGTAGTAGAAGACATTTCCACTTCATGTGGTGCTAAAAGACTTCGCAAGGGCAATAACTCAAAGTCCTTCAACTTGTCTACTATTGTGAATCAGGAAAAACATAGTGAAGGAAGTGTCGAGACACTTGACTTGAAGACACATAGTATATTCCGCAAGGGATCATTACGTGAACAAACTAAAAACTGTTTTGGACCAAAAGGCGGAAAGAAAACTGCTGTGTGTAACATTCCACAAACTCAAGATGAAGCTTTGCCTTTCGAATCAGCAAATAGATTGATTCCCATGGATAACAAGAAACCCACTCCTAGTACAAAACTGAAGAAATGTGAGCTTGGTAGTGACAACAAGCTTCATGGGAAgaaaaaagtgaagttttcTGATGATGGGCAGCTTGCTGACAAGGATAATATTACGCTTCAAAAGATTCAGAAGAGAGTGCTCAATTCATTGGAAACAGAGAAATCTGTTTTGAACTCGAATGATTCAGTTTTGCAGAAGTGTGAGGCAAGCCAAAGCAAAATACAATGTGCTTTCTGCCGTTCAGCAGAGATATCTGAG GTTTCAGGAGTCATGGTAAGCTACCTTAATGGAAACCCTGTCAAAGAAGATGTCAATGGAGCACCAGGTGTTATACATGTTCACAAATATTGTGCAGAATG GGCCCCTAATGTATATTTTGGAGACGATGATGTGGTCAACCTTGAATCTGAACTGAAGAGGAGTCGAAGGATCACTTGTTTTTTCTGTGGAGTAAAGGGGGCAGCTCTTGGGTGTTATGAGATGAGTTGTCGCAAAAGCTTTCATGTTCCTTGTGCCAAATTGACACCAGAGTGTAGATGGGATTCT GATAACTTTGTTATGTTATGCCCTTTGCATGCTAACTCTAAGTTGCCATCCGAGATCCCAGGAAAACAGACAAAGATTGGAGATAGCATTAAAAG AAATTCTCGTATCCACCAACCCAAAGTCTCAGCAACACCTGATAATGGTGCTACTTTGCAGTGGAAGTCtcagaagaagaataagaactTAGTGCTCTGTTGTTCAGCTCTAACCGCAGATGAAAAA GAGCTTGTTTCTACATTAAAGAGGTTGTCTGGCGTGACAGTAGTCAAGAACTGGGACCTAAGTGTCACCCATGTCATTGCTTCTACTGATGAGAAAGGAGCATGCCGAAGAACTCTCAAGTATTTGATGGGTGTCTTGGCTGGGAAATGGATAATGAGCATCAACT GGATTATTGCTAGCTTGGAAGCCACAGAATATGTCGATGAACAACAATATGAGATTAAAATAGATACTCATGGCATTGTGGATGGGCCTAAGCTTGGAAGATTGAGGATTTTAAACAAG CAACCAAAGCTTTTCAATGGATACAAGTTCTTTTTTATGGGCGACTTTTTACCTTCATACAAGAGCTACCTACATGACCTTGTTATTGCTGCTGGAGGAATTGTCCTTAACAGGAAGCCTATTGCACTGGATCAGGAAATTCTTTCACCCGGATGCCCTCTACTGTTTGTAATTTATAGTCACGAACAACTTGATCAGTGTGAAGGAAgtgaaaaaatttcaattatagCGCGCAGAAGATCTAATGCAGAAGTTTTGGCTAGTTCAACTGGAGCTGTAGCTGCCAGCCACTCATGGATTCTAAACTGCATTGCTGGCTCTAGGTTGTTGGAGCTGGAATAG